A genome region from Corynebacterium uberis includes the following:
- a CDS encoding FxsA family protein codes for MPLFIAVPYVLIELLAFIAVAAMIGTGWALLALVVVFFVGLGVAAWQLRRISTQVRQRSIPATQAMGDYGLTAAGALCVAAPGFVSSVLGLVLIIPPTRAMVRRMTARRLRAKVEDFGLRGFQATDAYRRRASYGSFGTHPHPGGTAAGSGSGEIIDSEEISRWSSQVDPEDFGTPDSPRE; via the coding sequence GTGCCTTTGTTTATTGCAGTCCCTTATGTGCTCATTGAATTGCTTGCCTTCATCGCTGTTGCGGCGATGATTGGCACGGGATGGGCGTTGCTGGCTTTGGTCGTGGTGTTTTTCGTGGGGTTGGGGGTGGCCGCCTGGCAGCTGCGCCGGATCTCTACGCAGGTCAGGCAGCGTTCTATTCCCGCGACTCAGGCGATGGGTGATTACGGCCTCACGGCGGCGGGTGCGTTGTGCGTGGCTGCGCCTGGGTTTGTGTCTTCGGTGTTGGGGTTGGTGCTGATCATTCCGCCCACCCGCGCGATGGTGCGCCGGATGACCGCACGGCGGTTGCGCGCCAAGGTGGAGGACTTTGGGTTGCGGGGCTTCCAGGCCACCGATGCTTATCGACGCCGCGCGAGTTACGGTTCCTTTGGCACTCACCCTCACCCCGGCGGAACGGCCGCGGGGTCGGGGTCGGGGGAGATCATAGATTCCGAAGAGATTTCTCGGTGGAGTTCTCAGGTTGACCCTGAGGACTTTGGCACCCCGGACTCCCCGCGCGAGTGA
- a CDS encoding RNA polymerase-binding protein RbpA: MADRVLRGSRMGAVSYETDRDHDLAPRQVVKYRTESGEIFDVPFADDAEIPGTWPCKNGQEGTLVEGEGVESKAAKPPRTHWDMLRERRSIEELDELLEERIEALRKRRRNAARLLKQQKEEEEAAKKAAES, translated from the coding sequence ATGGCAGATCGCGTTCTCCGGGGAAGTCGCATGGGGGCGGTCAGCTACGAGACTGACCGCGACCATGATCTGGCACCGCGCCAGGTGGTGAAATACCGCACCGAATCCGGTGAAATCTTCGACGTTCCCTTCGCCGACGACGCCGAGATTCCGGGCACCTGGCCGTGCAAGAACGGCCAGGAGGGCACGCTGGTTGAAGGCGAAGGGGTGGAGTCCAAGGCAGCTAAGCCGCCGCGCACCCACTGGGACATGCTGCGCGAAAGGCGCTCGATCGAGGAGCTTGACGAGCTCCTGGAGGAGCGCATAGAGGCGCTGCGCAAGCGGCGCAGGAATGCCGCCCGCCTGCTCAAGCAGCAAAAGGAAGAAGAGGAAGCCGCCAAGAAGGCCGCGGAATCTTAA
- a CDS encoding lipase family protein: MMQPGSEVTLTAGSWATAARVVAAFGVDVATRGALRLVRRRAVPTRSPGVGGGDLGQEDAQLRREIEFVDARRAEGLVPGTPLRVQPLAPVGLRWPQVPASATRIEYVATDSRDRLITTTGAVLVSHAPNAGHGVVAFAPSTQGVAAHCNPSWSCEVGVHVFARPFDLIAAYEQPVINYFLARGLDVVFIDYPRDPELDIQFYCDHDAAARSLVDAVTAARQLGLISACAPVGLWGFSQGGGCVAAALERHAAGESPVEVAGAVVGAPPADVAAVLDHVEGSLWSGVIGYATAGLAVTSAQLRTEVFSLLSARGVREMARLVGTCMVGASQVVRNLDTREWTRSGRSLSEELCEWPALRAECQRRLLGKRAPRVPVVLWGSTHDDVIPVTAVRALRERWCAGGAQVEWRENGLLRIPGGTGLNHFLPYYRHAVADAEWLWDRLR, translated from the coding sequence ATGATGCAGCCGGGCTCTGAGGTGACGTTGACGGCCGGTTCGTGGGCGACGGCGGCTCGGGTGGTGGCTGCGTTCGGCGTGGACGTGGCCACTCGAGGGGCCCTGCGCCTGGTGCGTCGCCGGGCGGTACCTACCCGCAGCCCGGGGGTTGGGGGCGGCGACCTGGGGCAAGAGGATGCGCAGTTGCGCCGCGAGATTGAGTTTGTGGATGCGCGCCGCGCTGAGGGGCTTGTCCCGGGGACCCCGTTGCGGGTGCAGCCGTTGGCCCCGGTGGGGCTGCGGTGGCCGCAGGTCCCGGCGAGCGCAACGCGGATTGAGTACGTGGCCACAGATTCGCGCGATCGCCTAATTACCACCACGGGCGCGGTATTAGTGTCCCATGCGCCGAATGCCGGGCACGGTGTTGTTGCTTTTGCGCCGTCGACTCAGGGGGTGGCGGCGCATTGCAATCCGTCGTGGTCGTGCGAGGTTGGGGTGCACGTTTTTGCCCGGCCTTTTGACCTTATTGCCGCCTATGAGCAGCCGGTGATTAATTATTTTCTCGCCCGCGGATTGGATGTGGTGTTCATCGACTATCCGCGCGATCCGGAATTGGATATTCAGTTCTATTGCGATCATGATGCGGCGGCGCGGTCGTTGGTCGACGCGGTGACTGCGGCGCGGCAATTGGGTCTGATTTCTGCGTGCGCACCGGTGGGCCTATGGGGCTTTTCGCAGGGGGGTGGGTGTGTTGCTGCGGCGTTGGAAAGGCATGCGGCGGGGGAGTCGCCGGTGGAGGTGGCAGGCGCTGTGGTGGGAGCGCCCCCGGCTGATGTCGCTGCGGTGCTTGACCACGTGGAGGGCAGCCTGTGGTCTGGGGTGATTGGCTATGCCACGGCTGGGCTTGCGGTCACGTCTGCGCAGTTGCGGACAGAGGTGTTTTCTTTGTTGAGCGCCCGCGGGGTCCGGGAGATGGCCCGCTTGGTGGGCACGTGCATGGTGGGTGCGTCTCAGGTGGTGCGCAATCTTGATACGCGGGAGTGGACGCGTTCTGGCCGGAGTCTGTCTGAGGAGCTGTGTGAGTGGCCGGCGTTGCGTGCCGAGTGTCAGCGCAGACTGTTGGGCAAGCGGGCCCCCCGGGTGCCGGTTGTGTTGTGGGGCTCGACGCATGATGACGTGATTCCAGTCACCGCGGTGCGGGCGCTGCGGGAGCGCTGGTGTGCTGGTGGGGCGCAGGTGGAGTGGCGCGAAAATGGGTTGCTACGCATCCCGGGCGGCACCGGTCTGAATCACTTTTTGCCGTACTATCGTCATGCTGTTGCGGATGCGGAGTGGCTGTGGGATCGCCTTCGCTGA
- the lnt gene encoding apolipoprotein N-acyltransferase, with the protein MSGTRRRWSRRGCACALARGAVAALGGAAVYASYEPVGLWVGGILGVFLLCVALAPWPARWSAPLGLWGGAGLGFVHSAVLCALTLPWIGHFVGALPYIALCVVLSLYGLATGAGGAALLRLRWGWLAFPFWLVAVEQARSSWPFGGFSWVRLAWGQVGGPLAGLTRLGGPIAVSAAVAVAGAAVWMMLRECAGRRWPWRGASISTCVAAVALVGGWPVSGPRAGEPMVTAAAVQGNVPRLGLDFNAQRFAVLRNHSEVTQDISQPVDLVIWPENAADVNPLSSVAARRLVDAAVAHVGAPVLVGTITRDEVGPRNTMLVFDPDTGPGERHNKKYLQPFGETMPYRDLLRHVTSLVDLAGDYQPGQGDGVVHMRGIPVGVATCYEVAFDAAYRDAVTHGAQILATPTNNATFGHTDMTYQQLAMSRMRAIELDRAVVVAATSGVSAIVEPDGTVTSQTGIFEPGVLVSSLPLRQTITPAARYGFWVTMALTIIGASAGVFAVGVAWVRHRGDRPGSDD; encoded by the coding sequence GTGAGCGGCACGCGGCGCAGGTGGTCCCGCCGAGGCTGCGCGTGTGCGCTCGCGCGCGGCGCGGTCGCGGCCCTGGGCGGGGCTGCGGTCTATGCCTCCTATGAACCGGTAGGGCTGTGGGTTGGGGGCATCCTCGGGGTATTCCTGCTGTGCGTGGCGCTGGCCCCGTGGCCGGCTCGGTGGTCGGCCCCGCTAGGCCTGTGGGGAGGGGCCGGTTTGGGCTTTGTGCACTCCGCGGTGCTGTGCGCGCTCACGCTGCCCTGGATCGGGCATTTTGTTGGTGCGCTGCCGTATATCGCCTTATGCGTGGTGTTGTCGCTCTACGGTCTGGCCACGGGTGCTGGCGGGGCGGCGTTGTTGCGTCTGCGGTGGGGGTGGCTGGCCTTTCCGTTCTGGCTGGTGGCGGTGGAACAGGCGCGTTCATCCTGGCCCTTCGGCGGCTTTTCCTGGGTGCGTTTGGCCTGGGGGCAAGTTGGTGGCCCCTTGGCGGGGCTGACTCGACTGGGTGGGCCCATTGCAGTGTCTGCGGCGGTGGCCGTGGCTGGGGCTGCGGTGTGGATGATGCTGCGGGAGTGCGCGGGGCGGCGGTGGCCGTGGCGGGGGGCGTCGATAAGCACCTGCGTGGCGGCGGTGGCGCTAGTTGGCGGGTGGCCGGTGAGCGGGCCGCGGGCTGGGGAGCCGATGGTGACGGCGGCGGCGGTGCAGGGCAATGTGCCGCGGCTGGGGCTTGATTTTAATGCGCAGCGTTTTGCGGTCCTGCGCAATCATTCGGAGGTCACCCAGGATATCTCACAGCCCGTTGACCTGGTGATATGGCCGGAAAACGCCGCTGATGTCAACCCGCTGTCCTCCGTTGCGGCCCGCCGGCTTGTCGACGCCGCGGTGGCCCACGTTGGCGCACCGGTACTTGTGGGCACGATTACGCGCGACGAAGTCGGCCCGCGCAACACCATGCTCGTCTTCGATCCGGACACCGGACCCGGAGAGCGCCACAACAAGAAGTACCTCCAGCCCTTCGGCGAGACGATGCCCTACCGCGATCTGCTGCGCCACGTGACCTCGCTGGTTGATCTTGCGGGCGACTACCAGCCGGGACAGGGCGATGGCGTGGTGCATATGCGGGGCATCCCCGTGGGCGTGGCAACCTGCTACGAGGTGGCCTTTGACGCCGCCTACCGGGACGCGGTCACCCACGGGGCGCAGATCCTGGCCACCCCCACCAACAACGCCACCTTTGGCCACACGGACATGACCTACCAACAGCTGGCCATGAGCCGGATGCGCGCCATCGAACTCGACCGAGCGGTGGTGGTGGCCGCGACGTCGGGCGTGTCTGCCATCGTGGAACCCGACGGCACCGTGACCTCCCAAACTGGGATTTTTGAGCCGGGAGTGCTGGTTTCTTCGCTGCCGCTGCGCCAGACGATCACCCCTGCTGCCAGGTATGGTTTCTGGGTCACAATGGCACTGACTATCATTGGGGCGTCGGCCGGAGTTTTCGCCGTAGGTGTGGCGTGGGTACGCCACCGCGGTGATCGCCCTGGCAGCGATGACTAG
- a CDS encoding M24 family metallopeptidase, which produces MTELFASDVYARRLDTAAQLCQAKGLAGLIIGTGAELAYLTGSWLESHERLTALIVPAQGRALLIAPETDIADLSASAVPDLPIDVHGWADGDDAHQLAVAHLATGGTVTGQVGLGESLTTNHVLRIQERLAQVGDPQTILAATALKELFMRKDADEVEQLRRAGAAIDAVHAQVPGLLRPGRTEAEVAADIEKLILADHDVVDFIIVGSGPNGANPHHSFSERTLNPGELVVVDIGGTYGVGYHSDCTRTYVVGGDADALDEKARAMYDVLFSAQAAAVKAVRPGVTAQQIDAVARDAIAEAGFGDAFFHRTGHGIGLSTHEEPFIMAGNDLVLEEGMAFSIEPGIYLRGQYGARIEDIVVVTAQGCEQLNTNTRELS; this is translated from the coding sequence ATGACTGAATTGTTTGCTAGCGACGTCTACGCACGCCGCCTGGACACCGCAGCCCAGCTGTGCCAAGCCAAGGGCCTGGCCGGGTTGATCATCGGAACGGGAGCCGAGCTGGCCTACCTGACCGGCTCTTGGCTGGAGTCTCATGAGCGCCTGACGGCACTGATCGTGCCGGCACAGGGCCGGGCACTGCTCATCGCACCGGAAACGGACATCGCAGACCTCTCCGCATCCGCGGTACCGGATCTGCCCATTGACGTGCACGGGTGGGCGGACGGGGATGACGCCCACCAGCTGGCCGTGGCACACCTGGCCACCGGCGGCACGGTCACCGGCCAGGTGGGGCTGGGGGAGTCCTTGACCACCAATCACGTCCTGCGGATTCAGGAGCGTTTGGCGCAGGTGGGGGATCCCCAGACGATTCTGGCGGCCACCGCCCTCAAGGAACTGTTCATGCGCAAGGACGCCGACGAGGTCGAGCAGCTGCGCCGCGCCGGTGCGGCGATCGACGCCGTCCATGCGCAGGTTCCTGGCCTGCTGCGCCCGGGGCGCACTGAGGCGGAGGTTGCCGCCGATATTGAAAAGCTCATCCTGGCTGACCATGACGTCGTGGACTTCATCATCGTGGGGTCCGGGCCTAATGGCGCCAATCCGCACCATTCTTTCTCCGAGCGCACGCTCAACCCCGGCGAGCTCGTGGTGGTTGATATCGGAGGGACCTACGGGGTGGGCTACCACTCCGACTGCACACGCACCTATGTGGTCGGTGGCGATGCGGACGCACTCGACGAGAAGGCGCGCGCCATGTATGACGTGCTGTTTTCGGCGCAGGCGGCCGCGGTCAAGGCCGTACGCCCGGGAGTGACCGCCCAGCAGATCGACGCCGTGGCGCGCGATGCCATCGCGGAGGCTGGTTTCGGCGATGCCTTCTTCCACCGCACTGGCCACGGCATTGGCCTGTCTACCCATGAGGAGCCCTTCATCATGGCCGGCAATGACCTGGTGTTAGAGGAGGGGATGGCGTTTTCCATCGAGCCGGGTATCTACCTGCGCGGCCAGTACGGGGCTCGCATTGAAGACATCGTGGTGGTTACCGCGCAGGGCTGCGAGCAGCTCAACACCAACACCAGGGAGCTGAGCTAG
- a CDS encoding SDR family NAD(P)-dependent oxidoreductase: protein MAHATGVGPGPLLVLGATSEIGSELAYRLAAGRPVMLAARRPEALEPVAERLRAAGATQVAVTSFEAADPGATRAVLEQMRSGMGIPAIAVVAFGILGDQERAQRDEHHAWEIATVDYAAQVAALTTVVEQLGTPSVQSPRVVVAFSSIAGWRARRANYVYGSTKAGLDAFCQGLSDRCYGTGVRIITARPGFVRGRMTAGMDPAPLSVAAGDVADAVDAVVTRGSDSATVWIPRRLRILAWVMRLVPRFLWRRMPR from the coding sequence GTGGCGCACGCCACCGGTGTGGGCCCGGGGCCACTATTGGTCCTGGGCGCCACCAGCGAGATCGGCTCGGAGCTCGCGTATCGGCTGGCTGCAGGCCGGCCGGTGATGCTGGCGGCGCGCCGCCCGGAGGCACTGGAGCCGGTGGCCGAGCGACTGCGCGCGGCGGGCGCTACCCAGGTGGCTGTCACCAGTTTTGAGGCCGCCGACCCCGGCGCCACGCGGGCGGTACTTGAACAGATGCGCTCCGGCATGGGCATCCCCGCCATTGCCGTTGTTGCATTTGGCATCCTCGGCGATCAGGAGCGCGCGCAGCGCGACGAGCATCATGCCTGGGAGATCGCCACCGTTGACTATGCCGCGCAGGTGGCGGCGTTGACTACCGTGGTTGAACAGCTGGGCACCCCTTCGGTGCAGTCTCCCCGGGTGGTGGTGGCCTTTTCTTCCATCGCGGGGTGGCGGGCTCGCCGAGCCAACTACGTGTATGGCTCCACGAAGGCGGGTTTGGATGCCTTTTGCCAGGGGTTATCGGATCGCTGTTACGGAACTGGCGTGCGCATTATTACCGCTCGGCCGGGGTTTGTGCGTGGGCGAATGACCGCTGGAATGGATCCGGCACCCCTGTCCGTTGCGGCGGGCGACGTCGCTGATGCGGTGGACGCGGTAGTCACCCGCGGGTCGGATTCTGCAACGGTGTGGATTCCGCGCCGATTGCGCATTCTCGCCTGGGTCATGCGGCTTGTGCCGCGCTTTTTATGGCGGAGAATGCCGCGTTAG
- a CDS encoding polyprenol monophosphomannose synthase, which produces MSQPSDKTLVIIPTYNERENLPLIVGRVRKATPDVDILIVDDNSPDGTGDHADEMAAADQHLHVLHRQGKGGLCGAYIAGFEWGLEAGYTVLCEMDADGSHAPEQLHLLLEEVDAGADLVIGSRYIPGGKVVNWPKKRWLLSKLGNVYISLALGAGLSDMTAGYRAYRRELLESLDLNELSNAGYIFQVDLARRAVEAGWDVREVPITFTEREIGESKLDGSFVKDSLVVVTRWGIAHRGEQVANLAKESARQISHEAARFRKRHL; this is translated from the coding sequence GTGTCCCAGCCCAGCGACAAGACCCTCGTCATCATCCCTACCTATAACGAAAGGGAGAACCTTCCGCTCATCGTCGGGCGGGTGCGCAAGGCAACACCGGACGTTGACATCCTCATCGTCGATGACAACAGCCCCGACGGCACCGGCGACCACGCCGATGAGATGGCCGCCGCGGACCAGCACCTGCACGTCCTGCACCGCCAAGGAAAGGGCGGACTGTGCGGCGCCTACATCGCCGGCTTCGAGTGGGGCCTTGAGGCCGGCTACACGGTGCTGTGCGAAATGGACGCCGATGGCTCCCACGCCCCCGAGCAACTTCACCTGCTGCTGGAAGAGGTCGACGCCGGGGCAGACCTGGTCATCGGGTCGCGCTATATTCCCGGCGGCAAGGTGGTCAACTGGCCCAAGAAGCGCTGGCTGCTGTCCAAGCTGGGCAACGTGTACATCTCCCTTGCCCTGGGCGCCGGGCTGTCTGATATGACCGCCGGATACCGCGCGTACCGCCGCGAGCTTCTGGAATCCCTGGACTTAAACGAGCTGTCCAACGCCGGCTACATCTTCCAGGTGGATTTGGCCCGTCGCGCCGTCGAGGCCGGCTGGGACGTCCGCGAGGTCCCCATCACCTTCACCGAGCGGGAGATCGGAGAATCCAAGCTCGACGGCAGTTTTGTCAAGGATTCGCTGGTTGTGGTCACGCGGTGGGGGATCGCCCACCGGGGCGAGCAGGTGGCCAACCTGGCCAAGGAGTCCGCGCGGCAGATCTCCCACGAGGCTGCCCGCTTCCGCAAGCGCCACCTCTAG